The Amycolatopsis sp. DG1A-15b genome contains the following window.
GCCGCCCGGCGGCAGAACCGCTCGGCCTCCTCGATGTTGTGCGTGGTGAGCACGATCGTCTGGCCCGAGGCGTGCAGCTCGCCGAGCACGTCCCAGACGTTGACCCGGCTGTGCGGGTCGATGCCCGCGGTGGGTTCGTCGAGGAAGAGGATCTCCGGACGCTGCACCAGCGCCCGCGCGATCATCATCCGGCGCAGCTGCCCGCCGGAGAGCTGGTAGAACATCGCGCCCCGGCGGTCGCCGAGGCCGAACTGCTCCAGCAGCTCGTCCGCGCGCCGCCGCGCCGCCGCGCGGGTGCCGCCCCAGTACCGGGCCCGGTAACGCAGGTTCTCCTCGACGGTCAGCTCCCGGTCGACGGAGTTGGTCTGGCTCACCAGGCTGATCCGCCGGCGCACCTGGACCGGCTCGCGCGCGGTGTCGAAGCCGGCGATGCGCACGCTGCCGGCGGTGGGCCGCACCAGCGTCGTCAGCATGCCGATCGTGGTCGACTTCCCGGCGCCGTTCGGGCCGAGCAGGCCGAAGAACTCCCCCGCGCGGACGTCGAGGTCGATCCCGGCGACCGCCTCGACCGGGCCCCGTTTCGCCGGGTAGACCTTCCGCAGCCCCGTCGCCGTCACGACGGAGGCCGTCCGCCCGGCCAC
Protein-coding sequences here:
- a CDS encoding ABC transporter ATP-binding protein; its protein translation is MAGLRSPARPVVAGRTASVVTATGLRKVYPAKRGPVEAVAGIDLDVRAGEFFGLLGPNGAGKSTTIGMLTTLVRPTAGSVRIAGFDTAREPVQVRRRISLVSQTNSVDRELTVEENLRYRARYWGGTRAAARRRADELLEQFGLGDRRGAMFYQLSGGQLRRMMIARALVQRPEILFLDEPTAGIDPHSRVNVWDVLGELHASGQTIVLTTHNIEEAERFCRRAAIIDGGRVLVCDEVSALIASAGGVSLVTATYDGPVSGMDFGSLPVVRDGASVRVSTPETDGLIAELVALGAAAGRRLLDVTTARPSLESAFLTLTGRAYRA